From the Candidatus Kapaibacterium sp. genome, the window GACAGCTTTGATGCGGCAAAACAATCTCAAGGGACCTTTTTCATCCGAAACAACAATCGGAATTTCAGAAATGCTCCCAATATTAGCCTCAGCATAAGGCTCAACTTTTTGAATAAAGCTTTCGTCTAATGCGATATCTATAACGTAAGATTCCGCACCGTCAACTCCGTCCCAATGCAAGACACTTTCGCCGTCAGTGCCGATTAGCGCCCTCAAATTCTTAGGCGGCGGAATCAGCGTGAACGTAGAGCGTGGATTGTTTTGGGAAGTATTAATTAGATAGTTTGTAAATTTACCTTCGCCGTTATAATCGAAAATTCTGAAATGATACTCGGCATATTTCAATCCCGTCACCTGTATGTCCAACTTACCTGTGTTCGGTCCGCTGTATAGCACATAAGTATTAGTGCCTGGGATTAGAGATTGGGGGTTGCCAAAAGTAGCATCAGCAAAATATTCGGCTCCGTCGGTAGGCGTGGCACCCGGAGCGTTTTCGGAGACTGTAACGAGTACATTGGAGCCGTTTCCGGCTATCCAAAGCAATCCTACATTGTTGTAGCTTTTGTTTTTGAATGCGATAGCGCGAGCCGGTTGAACCGGTTCTGTATCAAAGGTATTGATTATAATAGAATCAATCTTAGTGATTTTATTTGATTTTTTGTCGTAAACAATATAATCCACGACATATTCAGTAGCGGGTTTGAGATTTTCGATTGCGATATCATGGAATTTTGCACTTGAATAAGCAATTTTGCCGAAATCGGCAGGCATTACTTTTGTTAAAGCCACATGATTAGTCGAATCGTAGGTCATCATAATTTTTGGAGAGTCAAGATTGCGGAAAGCGAGAGAGATAGCTGTATTAGCCACAGGGGCGACTGTGACATAAATTTCAGTTTCAGTCTGAGCATTAACTATGAATTGGGCATAGCCCAGACTAACGTTAAGGCTAAATACAAGGATTATTATACAAAAATTTTTCATTAGCACTTGATTTTGTTTATAAACGGACAACAAAGATACTAAAAAGAAGTAAACTACCAAATAATATTTTAAATAATTATCCACAATTATCACATATTATTTATATAGAAAAATTTTCTTTTCCCTTTGTCACATATAAGAAATGTAAAATATTTCATACCTGAAACCGGCGTCTAAGTAAATTTACTTAGATAGCCGGTTGTTTTCTGTTAATTTTTTTAGGACGAGGCAGGCAAAATTGTACTGTCATTCTGAGCCGAAGGCGAAGAATCAAGTTTTCAAAAATATATGGATTCTTCACTTCGTTCAGAATGACAAAGAATGATTGAATATTCCTCAAAAGCCTTTCTCCCTCTGGTGTTAAGTCAATATATTTTTGCCAAAAAAAAAGCCCCTGCTCGAAGAAAAGCAGGGGCAAAGGGTGTAAATTCTATGAAAAGAGAATGGAACTAAACGGCAGTATCAGCTTCAGTTCCTGTAGTGGTAACTGTACCGCCTCTTGGTCTGGTAACTTGAACGATATTGGTATCGAGCGGAAGGTCAATTTCCATATTGCCGAAATCAATATCACTCAACATTATACTATCGCCCATGTTTAGTTTGGTAACGTCAACTTCGAAAGCTTCGACCAGGTCGGAAGGTAATGAATGGACTTTGACTTTGTGCAAAGTATGCATCAACTTACCGCCTAAGCGAACGCCAACAGCTTGACCAACCACCTTGATAGGCAAATCGACAGTGATTTTTTGACCTTTTTTCAAGCCCAATAAATCGAAATGCACGATAGCATCAGTAACGGGGTCGAAAGAAATAGCTTTCAAAAGACATTGATATGGTTCTGTATGTCCTTCGACGTTCAATTGAACGATTTTTGTGATATTAGTGTAAACAATCGGGCGCAAGTCAATAGGTTTGACTTTAATGCTGATGTTTTCTTCGCCTTTGATATAGTAAACACCGGTAACATAGCCCTCATTACGAGTAGCTTTGGCGCCTTTTTTACCTGTATCGCGGGTTTTAGCGTTTAATGTAATTTCTTGCATCATATTATTAAATCCTTTATTATCTTAATTTCTTATCTTTCAATCTCGAAAAGTGATGAGATAGACCTATTGTCATGAGTGCGAATAATCGCTTCGGCAAGTAATTCACCGACAGTGACAACTTGAATCTTTTCCGATTCTCTCCACAAAGGTATCGAATCGGTTACTAAAACTTTTTTGACAGCATCGCTGGATTCGATTAAATCTATTGCATTGCCCGAAAAGACAGGATGCACAGTAATACCGTAAATATCAAGAGCGCCCTTGTCTTTGAGTGCTTCGGCACATTTCACAAAAGTAGAGCCTGTATCAATCATGTCGTCCACAATGATTGCATTTTTGCCTTGGACGTCGCCGATAATATTTATAATCTCGGAGACATTATGAGCAGGACGACGTTTATCAAGCAGAACCAAATCCGTATTCAATCTTTTCGCATAAGAGCGAGCAGTTTTTGCCCCACCGACATCCGGCGCCACGACAATCAAATTGTCGAGATTCATCTTCCGAAAAGCCCTAATCAGTACAGGCGAAGCATACAAGTGGTCGAGCGGAATATCGAAAAATCCTTGAATTTGCGACGAATGTAAATCAATTGTAATGACCCTATCAGCGCCTGCACGAGTAATCAAATTTGCTAACAATTTAGCTGTCACCGATACACGCGGTTGGTCTTTGCGGTCTTGCCTGGCATATCCGTAATAGGGTAGCACAGCCGTAACTCGCTTAGCCGAAGCCCTTTTGGCAGCATCAATCATAATCAGCAACTCCCAGATATTATCCGCTGGAGCAAAGGTTGATTGAATCAAGAATAAGTCAACTCCGCGGACGTTCTCCTCGAATTTGACCCATATTTCCCCATCGGAGAAATTGCGGATTGTAGTTTCGGACAATTCAATACCAAGGTGCCCTGCAACTTTGTTGGAGAGCCCAATATTGGACCTGCCGGAGGCTACTTTGAAATCATGCATCTTAAAAATAGACCTTACGATAGAAAAAGCTGGGACGGCAGGATTCGAACCTGCGAATGGCGGACCCAAAACCCGCTGCCTTACCACTTGGCGACGTCCCAGTATCCTATTACATTTAATAGGAATACAAAAATAATAGGTTTTTGGGAATCTACAAAATATTTTCTTTTATATTTTGAAAATTTTTAGGAGGTAATGACTGAATCATAGACAAAATGAAATTAGCAGATTGGCTCAAATCATTGATGGAGCCATTGTTTTCGATAGTAAAATCAGCCAAAGAAATTAATTGTTCTTTCGAAGTTTGCGTGCTCATTCTTTTTCGGATTTCGCTCTCGTTCATCGAGCGACTTTCCGTCAATCGCTTGATACGAAGTTCGTCATCAGCCACCACAGCGATTACATAGTCAAATCCATCATCAATTCCGGCAGAATAAATCAGCGCACTTTCGACAAAAATCACCTTTTCGCCCGATTTGTGCAGTTCTTCGATTCTCGCAATCATCGCTTCAATAACGGGCGGATGAACAATTCTGTTCAGACGGTCGAGCTTTTCGCTGTCGTCGCCAAAAACGATACTTCCCAAAAATTGTGAATTCAGCTTGCCGTCTTTGAATGCTTTCTCGCCAAATTCAGCTCTGATAGAATTGCTTACTTCAGAGTTACTTGCCATAACATCTTTAGCCAAATCATCAGTATTAATCACTACAAAGCCGCGTCCGGCGAAAATTGATGCAACGGCAGATTTGCCGGCACCAATTCCGCCTGCCAGCCCTATCACAAGCAAATCGTCATTTTCTTCGTTAATTTCTTCCATTTATTTGGCTTATTTGCCCATATTTCCGAAATTCATCACAGTATATCCTTTGGTAGATATGCTTGATTTTTTGTTCAAATTAACATCGGTAACTCTCATAACGGTTTTGCCTTTTTCACCTTTCATAGTAGATTCAGCTTCGAGCACAAAACCATCTCTAACGCTACTGTAAGGGGAGTTCTTCTTCTTTTGTTGTGATTGCAAAAACTGAAAAGCTTTGAATGTGGACATCTTGATTTCATGGCTAATCCATGCGTCAGTAGTACCCTCTTCAGATTCGATGATATAGTTCTCGCATTTATAGCCCAAAATTGACTTAGTTTTTCCTGTTTTATTGATTTTGACATTTTCAGATTTTTCTTCAACGAGCGAATCCGCCATGTCTCCGAATCCCTCAAGGTTCATAATCATCGCCATGTTCATGTCACCGCTTTGTGTAAGAGTAACCATGGATTTCAAATCATTATCGAAAATCATGAAGGATTTAGCTTTTTCGTCCATTTTTTTTCCGTCCGCTTCGATAATTTCCATTCCAACGTTATCGCCGGATTTGTCGAGGTGCATAATCATTTTGGTATTAAGTTTACGCTTGTCGCCTTGTACCGTTTCAGTCTCCATAGCGAAATAGCCGTCAAAATTATAATTTTCGGGCAATTTAACGTCAGCACTACCGCCAAACATTTTGCTCATCATTCTTGCAGCAGCAGCGTCTTGGTCTTCGTTTTGATTCGTGGATGATTCACCGCTGCTTTTCATCGAATCTTCGGCTTCGTCTAAGCCTTCGTCAATTTTTTCGTCCATTTTTTTCTCAATTCGTTCTTCAGTTTTTTTAGTCGCACTTTTCACAGCCTTTTCCTTCAACTTGTTAAGAAAACCCTGAGCAGATGCGTCAGTAGTGATAAACGCCATAGCACATAGTATTATGAATAATTTCATAGCATACTCCTTGATATTTATGATAAGATGATGTCATATTAACGATAATTTTTGAAACGAAAGTAACTTTTATTATTGTAAAAGTCAAAAATGAAAAAATATTTAATAAAAATAAAAGAAAATTCATTCTATTTCTAAATTTTTTATTATTTTTGTACTTTTTTAATTAAAATTGAAAAAGAATAATCTAAGTTTGAAGAATACATTAAGTTTTTTGAAGATAATACAAAAGTAAAGGCAATAGGCTTAAGATATGGAAGCACCAGACGCAGAATTCGTATTTTCGCGATTAGTAATACTGAGAGATATAGCTGAAATTGCCGGTGTAGTGCCGCGGGAATAATAAGCGACACAGCACTCCGAAAATTTAGATCAATGCCGAATTCGGAAATAGATTTGAAGAAAATATCCGGATTGAGCCAAATTTTTGTCCAAAAGTATGCAAAAGTGTTTTTGCAGGAACTAAAGAAGATACGGACTCAACCCAAAGAGCACAAGGTCTCGAAGTTAGCCCAAGATACTCTGACAATGATTCAGCAAGGATATACATTTGATGATTTGCAAAAGCGTCTTTTCGGTGGCAATAAGACAATGGCTGCAAATTGCATAATCGAACTGCTCGAAGCCGACCACTATATAAACCGGAAATTGTTTTTAGATGAAAAAATTTATACAAAAGTTAAGTCTGCTTACAAAAAGAATGCCGACATAACAACTAAGGAACTTCAAGCTAAATTTGAAGAAGAGATTGACAAATCAATCATCAAAATGACCGTTTCATTTGTCCGATTTGAACTTCGCCACTCTTAGGATTTTGCTAGCAGGATTCTTATCAACTTTGCTAATTCCTCAACAGATTTCGTTTTTGTCACTTTCGAGAAATGATTCACTGTGCTTTTCAGCTTAGTGTTGTTTTGCATTTCGTTCAAGAAAGTGCGTTTCAAAGCAACGAGAGCCTTGTTGGTCAGCTCTTCGTGACGCATATGCTCAGACGATGTCTCACTCTGATAGCGTTCAATTTCTTGATGCGTAAATGGATAATATGTAATTTTCTTTTTGGACATTTCCGAAAATATTTAGGAATTAATCAAATTCATTTAGCTAAAATAATCAATTTTTATAGAATTCTCCCACATTGATTTTTCTGAAAATGCAAAGGCATTGTTAGAAATTTGAAAATCAATGATTAAATTGCATACTCACATTTTGTAATTTTAAAAATTCAAATAAATCATGAAAATCTTATTTACAACTTTAATATTCTTAGCTTTTTGCACTGAGATTTTTAGTCAAAAAAACCCCAAAAGCGAGTCCTATCCGTTCGACGCTTACAAACAGCCGGTTGATATGACCGTTGACATTATTCACCTCAAAGGCGAGCTCAAAATCGAACCTGTCGGTCAAATCGTAGATGGCATTGCGACTATGTCATTCCGCACATTGCGACCTCGAATAGACTCTCTGATTTTTCATAGTCCGGAAATCGTGATTAAATCCATTAAAATCCAAAACGACAGCATTGATTTCAAAATCGTGGGTAATCAAACAATTGCATACCCAAAGGATAATTTGGATTATCAAGGTGTTTATGAAATGGTGATTGATTACCGTGCAACGCCAACAGAGGGGCTATATTTCACAGGTTGGAGAGACCCGAGCGACCGAATGAGAAAGCAAATTTGGGCACACAGCCCCGGGAATTGGATGCCATTTATTAATCAAAAGCATGACATTTTGACAAGCGAATTCATCGTAACTTTTGATTCTAAGTATAAAGTCTTTTCCAACGGTGACAGATTGATGGAACGTGACAATCGAGACGGCACGACAACATGGCATTATAAATTGGACAAACCGCACGTAGTTTATTTGATTTGTCTTGTGATTGGAGAGTACAACTATCGCACATTGCATTCCAAGAGCGGAGTTCCGCTCGAAATGTGGTATTATCCCGACTTGGAAGACCGTTTTGAAACTACTTATATGCACATGGAAGCAATGGTTGACTATTTTGAAGAGGAAATCGGCATCAAATATCCTTGGAGCATTTACAGGCAAGCACCTCTGAACAATTACCTTTACGGCGGAATGGAAACCACAACGGCAACCGTTTTCGGTGATTACATGTACATTGACCCTCGAGCATGGTGGATGCGGAATTACGTAAACGTCAACGTACACGAGTTAAATCATCAGTGGTTCGGCAATCTTATATCGCATCTGAACAACAAGCACGTTTGGCTCACAGAGAGCTTTGCAACTTATTATGCGAAAATTTTCGAGCGGGAAATTTTTGGCGAAGATTACTATCAATGGGAGCGAGTTAAAGAATATGAACGCACAATGAATGCTGCAAAAGTGAACGATTTGCCCGTCGGACATTCTCAGGGTGGCACCGACAGATGGTATCCCAAAGGCTCATTAGTGCTGGATATGATGCGAAATTTCATGGGCGACACATTGTTCCGAACTGCATTCAAATATTACGCCGAGCAACATTCGCACAAAGTAACTGAGACCTATGATTTGCTCAAAGCAATTCGCGAATCAACAGGAATGGCTTTGGATTGGTTCTTCGACCAATGGATTTTGCGTGGGGGAGAGCCGCATTTTCAATTCAAATGGGATTATACAAAATCAAGCGATGGAGCGAATGTCATCCGTTGCGATATTGCTCAAATCCACCCGAGAAGCGAATTAATCGGATATTTCAAAGTGCCTTTGCAACTCGATGTTTACTACAAAGACGGCAAATCCGAGTCGTTCAATATTTGGGTTGATTCCAATTTGGTGCGTGATTTTCCGGTAAAGGAAAAGCCCCTTTTCGTAGTCTTCGACCCGGAAAGAAAAATATTGAAAAAACTCACCCACATTCGCGAAATTGAGCAAATTAAATCGCAAGCACTGATGGCGAAAAATATGATTGACCGTTACGATGCCCTGCTCGAATTGGACAAATTCCCTATTGACGATAAGCGAGCAACATTGCACAAAGCTTTCAAACAGGAGAAATATCATTTGATACGAAGTGAAATCATTCGCCAAATCGCAAATGATGATAAATCTCACGATATTTTTGTTCAAGCGATTAACTCCGGTGATGAGTGGGTAGTTCGCTCAATCGTAACAAACATCACCCAAGTACCGCAAAAGCTCGAAAAGGAGTATCGGAAAATACTCATAGATTCTTGCTATATCAATGTTGAAAAATCTTTGGAAAATCTGACAAAATCTTTCCCCGACAATGATTATCTGACACAGACAAAAGATGAAATCGGGTGGCGCGGCAAAAATATTCGTATCAAATGGATTGAATTGGCGATTGCCAAAGGGCAACTGGAATATACAGCAGAATTGGTGGATTACACAAGCATCAGCTTCGATTTCGAAACTCGCATCAACGCATTCAACGCCTTGCAAAACTTAAATTATTACGACCGTCACGTAGTCTCAAACCTAATATCAGCTTATTTAGATTGGCAATTCAAATTGAGCAATGCCGCCAAAGAAGTAATGCAAAAATTCGCAGAAAATGAAAAATTCAAAACAGCAATCACCAACTTCTTGAAGCAGCAAAACTTCACGGAGAAGGAGCAGGCGAAGATAGAGAGACTGAGGTTATAACATCTCTTTTGCTACGTCATTGTAGATGATATACATTTTATTCTTTCTACATTTATGATTGATATAAAAATTTGTATTTTTGCATTATATGGCAGATAAAGCATACATAACGGCAAAGGTTTTTAAATGGGCGAGACAATCAGCTAAAATGACTGAAGAAATTGCTGCATCTAAAGTTGCCGTGTCTGTTGATAGATTCAAAGCATGGGAAAATGGGGAAGCATACCCTACAATAAAACAAGCACAAAAACTGGCGAAAGCATATAGAAGACCATTCGCCTTATTCTTTCTACCTGATGTGCCGAATGATTTTCAACCTTTACAAGACTTCAGAAAAACCGGCTCAAAAGAATTGAGTACGTCCTCAATTTTTATTATTCGTGAAATTCAACAAAAACAAGCATGGATAAGTGAAGTAAATGAGGAAAACAATGAAAACAAGGTTCCATTCATTGGAAGATTTTCAATAAAGGACAACCCGAAAATAGTGGCTCAAGACATTTTGATTGAGCTAAATATTAACCCACTAAATTACAAATCAAATAATCCAATTTTGGAATGGATTGATAAAGCAGAATCTCATGGAGTCTTTATTTCAAGGACGAGTTTCATC encodes:
- a CDS encoding M1 family metallopeptidase, whose amino-acid sequence is MKILFTTLIFLAFCTEIFSQKNPKSESYPFDAYKQPVDMTVDIIHLKGELKIEPVGQIVDGIATMSFRTLRPRIDSLIFHSPEIVIKSIKIQNDSIDFKIVGNQTIAYPKDNLDYQGVYEMVIDYRATPTEGLYFTGWRDPSDRMRKQIWAHSPGNWMPFINQKHDILTSEFIVTFDSKYKVFSNGDRLMERDNRDGTTTWHYKLDKPHVVYLICLVIGEYNYRTLHSKSGVPLEMWYYPDLEDRFETTYMHMEAMVDYFEEEIGIKYPWSIYRQAPLNNYLYGGMETTTATVFGDYMYIDPRAWWMRNYVNVNVHELNHQWFGNLISHLNNKHVWLTESFATYYAKIFEREIFGEDYYQWERVKEYERTMNAAKVNDLPVGHSQGGTDRWYPKGSLVLDMMRNFMGDTLFRTAFKYYAEQHSHKVTETYDLLKAIRESTGMALDWFFDQWILRGGEPHFQFKWDYTKSSDGANVIRCDIAQIHPRSELIGYFKVPLQLDVYYKDGKSESFNIWVDSNLVRDFPVKEKPLFVVFDPERKILKKLTHIREIEQIKSQALMAKNMIDRYDALLELDKFPIDDKRATLHKAFKQEKYHLIRSEIIRQIANDDKSHDIFVQAINSGDEWVVRSIVTNITQVPQKLEKEYRKILIDSCYINVEKSLENLTKSFPDNDYLTQTKDEIGWRGKNIRIKWIELAIAKGQLEYTAELVDYTSISFDFETRINAFNALQNLNYYDRHVVSNLISAYLDWQFKLSNAAKEVMQKFAENEKFKTAITNFLKQQNFTEKEQAKIERLRL
- a CDS encoding ribose-phosphate pyrophosphokinase, translated to MHDFKVASGRSNIGLSNKVAGHLGIELSETTIRNFSDGEIWVKFEENVRGVDLFLIQSTFAPADNIWELLIMIDAAKRASAKRVTAVLPYYGYARQDRKDQPRVSVTAKLLANLITRAGADRVITIDLHSSQIQGFFDIPLDHLYASPVLIRAFRKMNLDNLIVVAPDVGGAKTARSYAKRLNTDLVLLDKRRPAHNVSEIINIIGDVQGKNAIIVDDMIDTGSTFVKCAEALKDKGALDIYGITVHPVFSGNAIDLIESSDAVKKVLVTDSIPLWRESEKIQVVTVGELLAEAIIRTHDNRSISSLFEIER
- a CDS encoding 50S ribosomal protein L25 — encoded protein: MMQEITLNAKTRDTGKKGAKATRNEGYVTGVYYIKGEENISIKVKPIDLRPIVYTNITKIVQLNVEGHTEPYQCLLKAISFDPVTDAIVHFDLLGLKKGQKITVDLPIKVVGQAVGVRLGGKLMHTLHKVKVHSLPSDLVEAFEVDVTKLNMGDSIMLSDIDFGNMEIDLPLDTNIVQVTRPRGGTVTTTGTEADTAV
- the coaE gene encoding dephospho-CoA kinase (Dephospho-CoA kinase (CoaE) performs the final step in coenzyme A biosynthesis.), whose translation is MEEINEENDDLLVIGLAGGIGAGKSAVASIFAGRGFVVINTDDLAKDVMASNSEVSNSIRAEFGEKAFKDGKLNSQFLGSIVFGDDSEKLDRLNRIVHPPVIEAMIARIEELHKSGEKVIFVESALIYSAGIDDGFDYVIAVVADDELRIKRLTESRSMNESEIRKRMSTQTSKEQLISLADFTIENNGSINDLSQSANFILSMIQSLPPKNFQNIKENIL
- a CDS encoding DUF4412 domain-containing protein: MKLFIILCAMAFITTDASAQGFLNKLKEKAVKSATKKTEERIEKKMDEKIDEGLDEAEDSMKSSGESSTNQNEDQDAAAARMMSKMFGGSADVKLPENYNFDGYFAMETETVQGDKRKLNTKMIMHLDKSGDNVGMEIIEADGKKMDEKAKSFMIFDNDLKSMVTLTQSGDMNMAMIMNLEGFGDMADSLVEEKSENVKINKTGKTKSILGYKCENYIIESEEGTTDAWISHEIKMSTFKAFQFLQSQQKKKNSPYSSVRDGFVLEAESTMKGEKGKTVMRVTDVNLNKKSSISTKGYTVMNFGNMGK